One genomic region from Hyalangium ruber encodes:
- the tesB gene encoding acyl-CoA thioesterase II, translated as MSRVLEDLLELLKLEPIEENLFRGRSQDLGFRQLFGGQVLGQSLSAASQTLGAERHVHSIHGYFLRPGDASLPVVYTVDRVRDGGSFSTRRVVAIQKGQPIFTMMASFQGQEGGFSHQAKMPEVPGPEGLPSDIELLRRHAHRIPEHLREKFLGDKPIEMRPVAYYDPFEPKSSEPLRHVWFRANGSLPEDPQVHRYVLAYASDFNLLTTAMQPHGASFVNPKMQIASLDHALWFHGELLMNEWLLYSMDSPWAGNSRGLARGHVFTRDGRLVASVAQEGLIRERE; from the coding sequence ATGAGCCGCGTTCTGGAGGATCTGCTGGAGCTCCTCAAGCTGGAGCCCATCGAGGAGAACCTGTTCCGGGGCCGGAGCCAGGATCTCGGCTTCCGGCAGCTGTTCGGGGGACAGGTGCTCGGCCAGTCGCTCTCGGCCGCCAGCCAGACCTTGGGGGCCGAGCGCCACGTCCACTCCATCCACGGCTACTTCCTGCGTCCGGGCGATGCCAGCCTGCCGGTGGTCTACACCGTGGATCGCGTGCGGGACGGGGGCAGCTTCAGCACCCGGCGCGTGGTGGCCATCCAGAAGGGCCAGCCCATCTTCACCATGATGGCCTCCTTCCAGGGGCAGGAGGGCGGCTTCTCCCATCAGGCGAAGATGCCCGAGGTGCCGGGGCCGGAGGGCCTGCCTTCGGACATCGAGCTGCTGCGCCGCCATGCCCACCGCATCCCCGAGCACCTGCGCGAGAAGTTCCTCGGCGACAAGCCGATCGAGATGAGGCCGGTGGCGTACTACGACCCGTTCGAACCCAAGTCGAGCGAGCCCCTCAGGCACGTCTGGTTTCGCGCCAACGGCTCGCTGCCGGAGGACCCGCAGGTCCACCGGTACGTGCTGGCCTATGCCTCCGACTTCAACCTGCTCACGACCGCGATGCAGCCGCATGGCGCGAGCTTCGTGAACCCGAAGATGCAGATTGCCAGCCTCGACCATGCGCTGTGGTTCCACGGGGAGCTGCTCATGAACGAGTGGCTGCTGTACAGCATGGACAGCCCCTGGGCGGGCAACTCGCGGGGCCTGGCGCGGGGGCACGTCTTCACCCGCGACGGGCGCCTGGTGGCCTCGGTGGCCCAGGAAGGGCTGATCCGCGAGCGCGAGTAG
- a CDS encoding MFS transporter: MSSMPSWLQQLLPIVILLGAIALVIASLPKVELGHTEAFKRRRFFNWFPLGMTYAFLYMGRYNVNVATSAMGSRTTNEDFGTIFFWGTIVYGVAFLLNGPLTDKWGGRRTILISAAGSSVCNVLMGAVVYAVLTQDWQPPGGLVATLSVLYATNMYFQSFGAVSIVKVNASWFHVRERGVLGGVFGILISLGVYFAYDWSRFITQSAPTYWVFFIPAVILAAFVVLDFFVIRDTPGQAGHRDFDTADASSGDLGPRLGVFTVLRKMLSNPTIVVILMIEFCSGYMRNAIMQWYPKFAKSTGIGESFVASNWGMLLCVAGITGGMFAGVISDKVFDSRRGPVSAVLYGGMTLGAVTTLFLINHVMLGWTVIFMSLCVIGVHGMLSGTASMDFGGKKNAGVAVGIIDGAVYAGTALQSLLLGKILPSGPAAKDPNNWSNWPIALVPLSVVGLVLATRVWNARPQPKAAPLPTAAPVAPADTSPRTGTGG; encoded by the coding sequence ATGTCGTCGATGCCCTCGTGGCTGCAACAGTTGCTGCCCATCGTCATCCTGCTCGGGGCGATCGCCCTGGTGATCGCGAGCCTGCCCAAGGTCGAACTGGGGCACACGGAGGCCTTCAAGCGCCGGCGCTTCTTCAACTGGTTCCCGCTGGGGATGACGTACGCGTTCCTCTACATGGGGCGCTACAACGTCAACGTGGCCACCAGCGCGATGGGCAGTCGCACGACGAACGAGGACTTCGGCACCATCTTCTTCTGGGGCACCATCGTCTACGGCGTGGCGTTCCTGCTCAACGGCCCGCTGACGGACAAGTGGGGCGGGCGCAGGACGATCCTGATCTCGGCGGCCGGCTCCTCGGTGTGCAACGTGCTGATGGGCGCGGTGGTGTACGCGGTGCTGACGCAGGACTGGCAGCCGCCGGGCGGCTTGGTGGCTACGCTGTCGGTGCTCTACGCGACGAACATGTACTTCCAGAGCTTCGGCGCCGTCTCCATCGTCAAGGTGAACGCGTCGTGGTTCCACGTGCGCGAGCGCGGCGTGCTCGGCGGCGTGTTCGGCATCCTCATCTCGCTGGGCGTCTACTTCGCCTACGACTGGAGCCGGTTCATCACCCAGTCGGCGCCCACCTACTGGGTGTTCTTCATCCCCGCGGTGATCCTCGCGGCCTTCGTGGTGCTGGACTTCTTCGTCATCCGGGACACGCCGGGGCAGGCGGGCCACCGGGACTTCGATACCGCGGATGCCTCCTCGGGAGACCTCGGCCCCCGACTGGGCGTGTTCACCGTGCTGCGCAAGATGCTCAGCAACCCGACCATCGTCGTCATCCTGATGATCGAGTTCTGCAGCGGCTACATGCGCAACGCCATCATGCAGTGGTACCCCAAGTTCGCGAAGTCCACCGGCATCGGTGAGAGCTTCGTCGCGTCCAACTGGGGCATGCTGCTGTGCGTGGCGGGCATCACCGGTGGCATGTTCGCCGGTGTCATCTCCGACAAGGTGTTCGACTCCCGCCGGGGCCCCGTGTCCGCGGTGCTCTATGGCGGTATGACGCTGGGCGCCGTGACCACGCTCTTCCTCATCAACCACGTGATGCTGGGCTGGACGGTCATCTTCATGTCGCTGTGCGTCATCGGCGTGCATGGAATGCTGTCGGGCACGGCGAGCATGGACTTCGGCGGCAAGAAGAACGCGGGCGTGGCCGTGGGCATCATCGACGGCGCGGTGTACGCCGGCACCGCGCTCCAGTCCCTGCTGCTGGGCAAGATCCTCCCCTCGGGGCCGGCGGCCAAGGACCCCAACAACTGGAGCAACTGGCCCATCGCCCTGGTGCCGCTGTCCGTCGTGGGGCTCGTGCTGGCCACCCGGGTGTGGAACGCCCGGCCCCAGCCGAAGGCGGCGCCCCTGCCCACCGCCGCGCCGGTGGCTCCCGCGGACACTTCGCCGCGCACGGGCACCGGCGGATAG
- a CDS encoding NUDIX hydrolase: MQSSQVTVTDIEIIEDFSSTARCDEGFLRIRRLRCQNRRADGSVSPVYRVDVVDRPRLDAVAVLIYRRGASGLEVLTRKNLRPAAYFRRGKEMVVPDPSSYLLVEELVAGVMEVEDKGEAGVRRRAVEEVREEAGYEVGPEEIRLLGGGFFVAPGIISEKVFPTAVDVTGKQAREPEGDGSPLEEGTRLQWRPIQELLAACRRGEVPDAKLEIAITRLLAEQA, encoded by the coding sequence ATGCAGTCAAGCCAGGTGACCGTGACGGATATCGAGATCATCGAGGATTTCTCGTCCACGGCGCGCTGCGACGAAGGATTCCTGCGGATCCGCCGGCTGCGGTGCCAGAACCGCCGCGCGGATGGGTCGGTTTCACCCGTGTACCGGGTGGATGTGGTGGATCGGCCCCGGTTGGACGCGGTGGCGGTGCTCATCTATCGCCGCGGTGCGTCGGGGCTGGAGGTGCTCACGCGCAAGAACCTCCGGCCAGCGGCCTACTTCCGCAGGGGCAAGGAGATGGTGGTGCCGGATCCGAGCAGCTACCTGCTGGTGGAGGAGCTCGTCGCCGGGGTGATGGAGGTGGAGGACAAGGGGGAGGCGGGGGTGCGGCGCCGCGCGGTGGAGGAGGTGCGCGAGGAGGCCGGCTACGAGGTAGGGCCCGAGGAGATCCGGCTGCTGGGTGGGGGCTTCTTCGTGGCGCCGGGGATCATCTCGGAGAAGGTGTTCCCCACGGCGGTGGACGTGACGGGCAAGCAGGCCCGGGAGCCCGAGGGGGACGGCTCTCCTCTAGAGGAGGGCACCCGGCTGCAGTGGCGCCCCATCCAGGAACTGCTGGCGGCGTGCCGACGCGGGGAGGTGCCGGACGCGAAGCTGGAGATCGCCATCACCCGTCTGCTGGCCGAGCAGGCATAG
- a CDS encoding bifunctional metallophosphatase/5'-nucleotidase: MRRALIGLLCALISTSCMPVLDGEDYNLAGQEVRLTILHTSDIHSRLIPYDFAPLKTDTDLGIIPEAGPFGGATRMAALLKRERQRGDRVMHLDSGDCFQGAPIFNLKNGEAEFRFLTAAGLDAAVVGNHEFDAGALNFVEKARDFAQFPLLAANYAWDSPNDPGNNGAALVTAPYTIRMMKGLRVGVIGMANLSSLNSIVEGGNSLQVTPLEQNEALRGYVDLLRPVTDLIVVVSHLGLTEDQDAVLGYEAYFEYERAKPFIDREKNPWKILEWSGEEGNLKSVVRVQIPGVSGIDIILGGHLHVVLNPPQSVIDPSGRTVLLTHSGAFSKYVGRLDVVVKVPKAEEATVDGAELVSHDYRAFPLDALWCDDAMRAFYHDDSVFWEPGTFVARPDVRAAMKKCEDQEDRFTTGLLQEYILGMDFNLQLTSIFSYAPRDVARRNSSTGGDSPLGNVAADSMRKRRRVEAEMAITNSLGIRDNLYAGVVSQESMFNVFPFENTINIMYLSGVEVQEMFDFVAERSAERGCVSQAQVSGARFTMDCAQVQLNELRIACNPDDGGASKWCPKEGREGHAPWQCLEDLDGSRCWANPAIDIQINGKPLDPNGTYRIAVNDYIAKGGSGFRVLKRNTTRIETGISLRDSLIGYMQSQCTCEDILLGNETSSTGERCGTLVNGKWVVDEQTRGFCREAKAFKQHLAVTAGSCTCRELLGKTEDVDDLDDTVERCGVSAETIQTTCTAGQQDKAVGSCTCGELTAAQKIDVDDLDDSVERCGASAEKIQELCTVEPGPYTGRCGCRDALAGNNPTCGTLTPQLRNFCENPTSMPIANVVEDGRIGRRVK, translated from the coding sequence ATGCGTCGTGCACTGATCGGCCTCCTCTGCGCCCTGATCTCCACCTCGTGCATGCCGGTGCTGGACGGCGAGGATTACAACCTCGCTGGTCAGGAAGTGCGCCTCACGATCCTTCATACGTCGGATATCCACTCCCGGCTCATCCCCTATGACTTCGCGCCGCTGAAGACGGACACGGATCTGGGGATCATCCCGGAGGCGGGACCGTTCGGAGGCGCCACCCGCATGGCCGCGCTGCTCAAGCGCGAGCGGCAGCGCGGCGACCGCGTGATGCACCTGGACTCGGGTGACTGCTTCCAGGGCGCGCCCATCTTCAACCTCAAGAACGGCGAGGCGGAGTTCCGCTTCCTCACCGCCGCCGGGCTGGATGCCGCGGTGGTGGGCAATCACGAGTTCGACGCCGGCGCGCTCAACTTCGTGGAGAAGGCGCGCGACTTCGCCCAGTTCCCGCTGCTGGCCGCCAACTACGCCTGGGACAGCCCCAATGATCCTGGCAACAACGGCGCCGCGCTCGTCACCGCCCCCTACACCATCCGCATGATGAAGGGCCTGCGCGTGGGCGTCATCGGCATGGCCAACCTCTCCTCGCTCAACTCGATCGTCGAGGGTGGCAACTCGCTGCAGGTGACGCCGCTGGAGCAGAACGAGGCCCTGCGCGGCTACGTGGACCTGCTGCGCCCGGTGACGGACCTCATCGTCGTCGTCAGCCACCTGGGCCTCACCGAGGACCAGGACGCGGTGCTCGGCTACGAGGCCTACTTCGAGTACGAGCGCGCCAAGCCCTTCATCGATCGCGAGAAGAACCCGTGGAAGATCCTCGAGTGGTCCGGCGAGGAGGGCAACCTCAAGTCCGTGGTCCGCGTGCAGATCCCCGGCGTGTCCGGCATCGACATCATCCTCGGTGGCCACCTGCACGTGGTGCTCAACCCGCCGCAGAGCGTCATCGATCCGAGCGGCCGCACGGTGCTGCTGACCCACTCGGGCGCCTTCTCCAAGTACGTGGGCCGCCTGGATGTGGTGGTGAAGGTGCCCAAGGCCGAGGAGGCCACGGTGGACGGGGCGGAGCTCGTCAGCCACGACTACCGCGCCTTCCCGCTGGACGCGCTCTGGTGCGACGACGCGATGCGCGCCTTCTACCATGACGACTCCGTCTTCTGGGAGCCGGGCACCTTCGTCGCGAGGCCTGACGTGCGCGCCGCCATGAAGAAGTGCGAGGACCAGGAGGACCGGTTCACCACCGGGCTGCTCCAGGAGTACATCCTGGGCATGGACTTCAACCTCCAACTGACGTCCATCTTCTCTTACGCGCCCCGGGACGTGGCCCGCCGCAACAGCTCCACCGGTGGTGACTCGCCCCTGGGCAACGTCGCCGCGGACTCCATGCGCAAGCGCCGCCGCGTCGAGGCGGAGATGGCCATCACCAACTCGCTGGGCATCCGCGACAACCTCTACGCGGGCGTCGTCTCCCAGGAGTCGATGTTCAACGTGTTCCCCTTCGAGAACACGATCAACATCATGTACCTGTCCGGCGTGGAGGTGCAGGAGATGTTCGACTTCGTGGCCGAGCGCTCCGCCGAGCGCGGCTGCGTCAGCCAGGCCCAGGTCTCCGGCGCGCGCTTCACCATGGACTGCGCCCAGGTGCAGCTCAACGAGCTGCGCATCGCCTGTAATCCGGACGACGGCGGCGCCTCGAAGTGGTGCCCCAAGGAAGGCCGCGAGGGCCACGCGCCGTGGCAGTGCCTGGAGGACCTGGACGGCAGCCGCTGCTGGGCCAACCCCGCCATCGACATCCAGATCAACGGCAAGCCGCTGGATCCCAACGGCACCTACCGCATCGCCGTCAATGACTACATCGCCAAGGGCGGCTCGGGCTTCCGGGTGCTCAAGCGCAACACCACCCGCATCGAGACGGGCATCTCCTTGCGTGACTCGCTCATCGGCTACATGCAGAGCCAGTGTACCTGCGAGGACATCCTCCTCGGCAACGAGACGTCCTCGACGGGAGAGCGCTGCGGCACGCTGGTCAACGGCAAGTGGGTCGTGGACGAGCAGACCCGTGGCTTCTGCCGCGAGGCGAAGGCTTTCAAGCAGCACCTGGCAGTGACGGCGGGCAGCTGCACCTGCCGCGAGCTGCTGGGCAAGACCGAGGATGTGGACGACCTCGATGACACGGTCGAGCGCTGTGGCGTGTCCGCCGAGACGATCCAGACCACCTGCACCGCGGGCCAGCAGGACAAGGCCGTAGGCAGCTGCACCTGCGGTGAGCTGACGGCGGCCCAGAAGATCGACGTGGACGACCTGGATGACTCGGTCGAGCGCTGCGGCGCGTCGGCCGAGAAGATCCAGGAACTGTGCACCGTCGAGCCGGGCCCCTACACCGGACGCTGCGGCTGCCGGGATGCGCTGGCGGGCAACAACCCCACCTGCGGCACCCTCACCCCGCAGCTGCGCAACTTCTGCGAGAACCCCACTTCCATGCCAATCGCCAACGTGGTCGAGGATGGCCGCATCGGCCGGAGGGTGAAGTAA
- a CDS encoding GspE/PulE family protein — MATPLSTTNRSQADFSTTFVLEALVAQGLLAPQQAQEVLAREPAARARVLKSKGQGNTKEAARYDVSPVEIVAAFQVPLPEGRGVLDEDRVTEAAARAAGMTYRKIDPLKLDMALATRTVSRPFAQKHALLPLERSAQGRLVVAVANPFDRELFENLFHLTGLPIEPVLSSKSDILKSITEIYGFKKTLARAADDFASEPAIGNFEQLVSLSGTQELEASDKPVVQAVDYLLRYAFDNRASDIHVEPKRAQSHVRLRIDGVLHTVYTLPAGVHAPIVSRVKMLSRMDISEKRRPQDGRIKTEREGREVELRVSTLPTAFGEKVVIRIFDPDTLVQDIAQLGFEPDEKGSFESWIDQPHGLILVTGPTGSGKTTTLYSALKAVAGPDVNVTTIEDPIEMVWEGFNQVQVQPKVGLDFAGALRHILRQDPDVIMVGEIRDAETAENAIQSALTGHLVLSTLHTNDAIGAVARMKDLEVPAFLLASSLVGLMAQRLLRRICVHCAQETTLTPDELTALQVPIPLLPGGVRLLKGAGCVRCRGTGYFGRTGVFEIVSIGAEMKEMITHGASHHELVEAARRVGMRTLREAAVRKLAQGLTTFDEVVRMTSS; from the coding sequence TTGGCAACGCCGCTGAGCACCACGAATCGCAGCCAGGCCGACTTCAGCACGACGTTCGTGCTGGAGGCGTTGGTGGCCCAGGGGCTGCTCGCCCCTCAGCAGGCCCAGGAGGTGCTGGCGCGTGAGCCAGCCGCCCGGGCCCGCGTCCTCAAGTCCAAGGGGCAGGGCAACACCAAGGAGGCGGCACGGTATGACGTGTCGCCGGTGGAGATCGTCGCCGCCTTCCAGGTGCCGCTGCCCGAGGGCCGGGGCGTACTGGATGAGGACCGGGTGACGGAGGCCGCCGCGCGCGCCGCCGGCATGACGTACCGGAAGATCGACCCGCTCAAGCTGGACATGGCGCTGGCCACGCGCACCGTGTCGCGCCCCTTCGCGCAGAAGCACGCGCTGCTGCCGCTGGAGCGTTCGGCGCAGGGGCGGCTCGTGGTGGCGGTGGCCAACCCGTTCGATCGCGAGCTGTTCGAGAACCTCTTCCACCTCACCGGCCTGCCCATCGAGCCGGTGCTGTCCTCCAAGTCGGACATCCTCAAGTCCATCACGGAGATCTACGGCTTCAAGAAGACGCTGGCCCGCGCGGCGGACGACTTCGCCAGCGAGCCGGCGATCGGCAACTTCGAGCAGCTCGTGTCGCTCAGCGGCACGCAGGAGCTGGAGGCCTCGGACAAGCCGGTGGTGCAGGCGGTGGACTACCTGCTGCGCTACGCCTTCGACAACCGCGCCTCGGACATCCACGTCGAGCCCAAGCGTGCCCAGTCCCATGTGCGCCTGCGCATCGACGGTGTGCTGCACACCGTGTACACGCTGCCTGCAGGCGTGCATGCGCCCATCGTCTCGCGCGTGAAGATGCTCTCGCGCATGGACATCTCCGAGAAGCGCCGGCCGCAGGACGGGCGCATCAAGACGGAGCGCGAGGGCCGCGAGGTGGAGTTACGTGTCTCCACGCTGCCCACCGCCTTCGGTGAGAAGGTGGTCATCCGTATCTTCGACCCGGACACGCTGGTGCAGGACATCGCCCAGCTCGGCTTCGAGCCGGACGAGAAGGGCTCCTTCGAGTCGTGGATCGACCAGCCGCACGGGCTCATTCTGGTGACGGGCCCCACGGGCAGCGGCAAGACGACGACGCTCTACTCGGCGCTCAAGGCGGTGGCCGGGCCGGACGTCAACGTCACCACCATCGAGGATCCGATCGAAATGGTGTGGGAGGGCTTCAACCAGGTGCAGGTTCAGCCCAAGGTGGGCTTGGACTTCGCCGGGGCGCTGCGCCACATCCTCCGCCAGGACCCGGACGTCATCATGGTGGGAGAGATCCGCGACGCGGAGACGGCGGAGAACGCCATCCAGTCCGCGCTCACCGGCCACCTGGTGCTCTCCACGCTGCACACCAACGACGCGATCGGCGCGGTGGCTCGCATGAAGGACCTGGAGGTGCCGGCCTTCCTGCTCGCCTCGAGCCTCGTGGGGCTCATGGCCCAGCGCCTGCTGCGGCGCATCTGCGTCCACTGCGCGCAGGAGACGACGCTCACTCCGGACGAGCTGACGGCGCTCCAGGTGCCCATCCCGCTGCTACCCGGCGGGGTGAGGCTGCTCAAGGGAGCAGGGTGCGTGCGCTGCCGCGGCACCGGCTACTTCGGGCGCACCGGCGTCTTCGAGATCGTCAGCATCGGCGCGGAGATGAAGGAGATGATCACCCACGGCGCCTCTCACCATGAGCTGGTGGAGGCGGCACGGCGGGTGGGGATGCGCACGCTGCGCGAGGCGGCGGTGCGCAAGCTGGCCCAGGGGCTCACCACGTTCGATGAAGTGGTGCGCATGACGTCCTCCTGA
- a CDS encoding adhesin, protein MNRLQWTVVLAWVAISATAWADEYPYLGHKMLNTRENPFSYYVDSRNQTPAGISLSSVIQATQDAFQAWENVGCAYPDFNYAGLTSQNTSINPNDVGNAFDAFNVSTVWVTSNTDPYYELALGRGQAKTGSIPLTYAGYLYQCDIFVNAVNYLWTVVPNTDPSGGRTDLQSALTHEIGHCLGLDDVYSPTEAVMHAVLPAGGNRRALDVHDEEHLCRQYPDNGAVGSPCSPSDPCSNGLNCIPYNKSDGGLLYRYCTKNCALNNPGDCPDPFVCRRSLQDGGTACTAVPNEAITQVGKPCGVNGDCGSAVGLCQNELALPSTGIAWEDGYCQESCSLAPNDNCPAGSLCTATGNGNRCLKSCRVGSGDCRVGYTCSPLPTGNVCVPNCYTDSDCNVGSSSPTAFSCRVCDRICFANTGLGRSVGSPCNQTSECSAGQVCLFINNQPTGVCSQPCSNAACGCPGGSTCRAVGNVRMCMRDCSAGTCEQPLACNPLGDGFACQPGCQNNLDCPSGYFCSGGGCFDPYAPTDGGCTLCGNDAGTQPPPPPPPTDGGSGGGGTPDGCGCSGGPASALVFLAALVLLLGVGGRRSWQRR, encoded by the coding sequence ATGAACAGGTTGCAATGGACGGTGGTGCTCGCGTGGGTGGCGATCAGCGCCACGGCCTGGGCGGACGAATACCCCTACCTCGGCCACAAGATGCTCAACACGCGGGAGAATCCGTTCTCCTACTACGTGGACAGTCGGAACCAGACTCCCGCGGGCATCTCCCTGAGCTCGGTCATCCAGGCCACCCAGGATGCCTTCCAGGCCTGGGAGAACGTGGGCTGCGCGTACCCGGACTTCAACTACGCGGGGCTCACCAGCCAGAACACGTCCATCAACCCCAACGACGTGGGCAACGCGTTCGACGCATTCAACGTGAGCACCGTCTGGGTCACCAGCAATACCGACCCGTACTACGAGCTGGCGCTCGGTCGAGGGCAGGCGAAGACGGGCTCCATCCCGCTCACCTACGCGGGCTACCTCTACCAGTGCGACATCTTCGTCAACGCGGTGAACTACCTGTGGACGGTGGTGCCGAACACCGACCCGAGCGGCGGACGCACGGACCTTCAGTCGGCGCTGACCCACGAGATCGGCCACTGCCTGGGGTTGGATGACGTCTACAGCCCCACGGAGGCGGTGATGCACGCGGTGCTCCCCGCGGGAGGCAACCGGCGCGCGCTCGACGTGCATGACGAGGAGCACCTGTGCCGTCAGTACCCGGACAACGGCGCGGTGGGCTCGCCCTGTTCGCCGAGCGATCCGTGCAGCAACGGGCTGAACTGCATCCCCTACAACAAGTCGGACGGCGGTCTGCTGTACCGCTACTGCACCAAGAACTGCGCCCTCAACAACCCGGGCGATTGCCCGGATCCCTTCGTCTGTCGGCGCAGCCTGCAGGACGGTGGCACCGCTTGCACCGCCGTGCCCAACGAGGCGATCACCCAGGTGGGCAAGCCCTGCGGCGTCAATGGCGACTGCGGCTCGGCGGTCGGCCTCTGCCAGAATGAGCTGGCGCTGCCCTCCACGGGCATCGCCTGGGAGGACGGCTACTGCCAGGAGTCCTGCTCCCTGGCGCCCAACGACAACTGTCCCGCGGGCTCCCTCTGCACGGCCACCGGCAACGGGAACCGCTGCCTGAAGTCGTGCCGCGTGGGAAGTGGTGACTGCCGCGTGGGCTACACCTGCTCGCCCCTGCCCACGGGCAACGTCTGCGTCCCCAACTGCTACACCGACTCGGACTGCAACGTGGGCAGCAGCAGCCCGACCGCCTTCAGCTGCCGCGTGTGTGACCGGATCTGCTTCGCGAACACGGGGCTCGGGCGCTCCGTGGGCTCGCCGTGCAACCAGACCTCGGAGTGCAGCGCGGGTCAGGTGTGCCTGTTCATCAACAACCAGCCGACGGGGGTCTGCTCGCAGCCCTGCTCCAACGCCGCCTGCGGCTGTCCGGGAGGCTCCACCTGCCGGGCCGTCGGCAACGTGCGCATGTGCATGCGGGACTGCAGCGCGGGCACCTGTGAGCAGCCGCTCGCATGCAACCCGCTGGGGGATGGCTTCGCGTGCCAGCCGGGCTGCCAGAACAACCTCGACTGCCCCTCCGGGTACTTCTGCAGCGGTGGCGGGTGCTTCGATCCCTATGCCCCCACGGACGGGGGTTGCACGCTCTGCGGCAACGACGCTGGCACGCAGCCTCCGCCTCCTCCCCCTCCAACGGATGGCGGCAGCGGAGGAGGGGGCACGCCGGACGGGTGTGGTTGCTCCGGAGGCCCCGCCTCGGCGTTGGTCTTCCTCGCGGCGCTCGTGCTGCTGCTCGGGGTGGGAGGTCGGCGCTCTTGGCAACGCCGCTGA
- a CDS encoding uroporphyrinogen-III synthase: MERRLDGKRVLVTRPKERVEELCFLLEDEGAEVLSLPLLELHPPEDSRPLAAAAEAIQRYRWVVFASPSAVEALMEALREAGTADRMGLVRVAAVGPRTARTAEGYGLKVVAEPPEGTGLGLYEVIRDDLQPEDEVLLPAAEEGRRELELALREQGVRVTRVTAYRSTPATLSPEAQEALRTAPPDVVLFASPRTVEVFLEAAGRERLGQARVVAIGPTTAAALARLGVEVAAVAERPTPEGLVDAAIRAVHG, translated from the coding sequence GTGGAACGGCGACTCGACGGCAAGCGCGTGCTGGTGACCCGCCCCAAGGAGCGGGTGGAGGAGCTGTGCTTCCTCCTGGAGGATGAAGGCGCGGAGGTGCTCAGCCTCCCCCTGCTGGAGCTCCATCCTCCGGAGGACTCCCGGCCCCTGGCGGCCGCGGCGGAGGCCATCCAACGCTATCGTTGGGTGGTGTTCGCCAGTCCCTCGGCCGTGGAGGCGCTGATGGAGGCGCTTCGCGAGGCCGGCACGGCGGACCGGATGGGCCTCGTGCGGGTGGCGGCGGTGGGACCTCGCACCGCGCGGACCGCCGAAGGCTATGGCCTGAAGGTGGTGGCCGAGCCTCCGGAGGGCACGGGCCTGGGGCTCTACGAAGTCATTCGGGACGATCTGCAGCCGGAGGATGAGGTGCTGCTGCCCGCCGCCGAGGAGGGGCGCCGCGAGCTGGAGCTGGCGCTGCGAGAGCAGGGCGTCCGTGTCACCCGGGTAACGGCCTACCGGAGCACTCCCGCGACGCTGTCTCCGGAGGCGCAGGAGGCGCTGCGGACGGCGCCTCCGGACGTGGTGCTCTTCGCCTCGCCGCGCACGGTGGAGGTGTTCCTGGAGGCCGCTGGCCGGGAGCGACTGGGGCAGGCCCGGGTGGTGGCCATCGGCCCTACCACGGCGGCGGCCCTGGCCCGGCTGGGGGTGGAGGTAGCAGCTGTCGCGGAGCGGCCCACTCCTGAAGGGCTCGTCGACGCCGCCATCCGCGCCGTTCACGGGTAA
- the hemC gene encoding hydroxymethylbilane synthase yields the protein MSRAVRIATRQSPLALWQARHVAALLASRHPGLEVSLVEMTTEGDRFLSAPLSAIGGKGLFVKEIEQSLLDGRADIAVHSLKDMTSVLPEGLMLAAVPAREDPRDAFCSPTGLTLDRLPQGARVGTSSLRRSCILRSRRPDLEIVSLRGNVQTRLAKTKELGLAGAMLAYAGLKRLGLEKEITEVLSPSVSLPAVGQGVLAIQCRTADAEVRGLLAPLEDAVTRVAVMAERALLAKLEGGCTVPMAGHATVTDGEVHLRGFVGQPDGSKVVAGEVRGPSQEAHALGERLAEELLSRGAQDILRHFGNTGFVPKS from the coding sequence ATGAGCCGCGCGGTGCGGATCGCCACGCGTCAGAGCCCGCTGGCGCTCTGGCAGGCCCGTCACGTGGCCGCGCTGCTCGCCTCGCGCCACCCCGGCCTCGAGGTGTCCCTGGTGGAGATGACCACCGAGGGAGATCGCTTCCTCTCGGCTCCCTTGTCCGCCATCGGTGGCAAGGGGCTGTTCGTGAAAGAGATTGAGCAGTCGCTGCTGGATGGGCGCGCGGACATCGCCGTCCACAGCCTCAAGGACATGACGTCGGTGCTGCCCGAGGGGCTGATGCTCGCCGCGGTGCCGGCGCGCGAGGACCCTCGCGACGCGTTCTGCAGCCCCACGGGGCTCACGCTCGATCGGCTGCCCCAGGGCGCCCGGGTGGGCACCTCCTCACTGCGCCGAAGCTGCATCCTGCGATCGCGGCGGCCGGACCTGGAGATCGTCAGCCTGCGCGGCAACGTGCAGACACGGCTGGCGAAGACGAAGGAGCTGGGGCTGGCCGGCGCGATGCTGGCCTATGCGGGCCTCAAGCGCCTGGGGCTGGAGAAGGAGATCACCGAGGTGCTCTCGCCCTCGGTGAGCCTGCCGGCGGTGGGGCAGGGCGTGCTCGCCATTCAGTGCCGCACGGCGGACGCCGAGGTGCGCGGCCTGCTCGCGCCGCTCGAGGATGCGGTGACGCGCGTGGCGGTGATGGCCGAGCGCGCGCTGCTGGCGAAGCTGGAGGGTGGCTGCACGGTTCCCATGGCGGGCCACGCCACCGTGACGGACGGCGAGGTACACCTGAGGGGCTTCGTGGGCCAGCCGGATGGCTCCAAGGTGGTGGCCGGCGAGGTGCGCGGCCCGTCCCAGGAAGCCCACGCCCTGGGGGAGCGGCTCGCCGAGGAGCTGCTCTCTCGTGGCGCACAAGACATCCTTCGCCATTTTGGCAATACCGGCTTCGTTCCAAAGTCCTAG